The Carassius carassius chromosome 32, fCarCar2.1, whole genome shotgun sequence DNA window CTTTTCTTTAGCCAGCTGTAGCCCCTGAGCTTCAAGACTCTCAATCATAGCCTCACCTAACTGAGCATTCTTCCAagtgctttaataaaaaaataaaaaattcacaccACCACACAAAAGTAACACTAATGTCACACACACTCTATAACATACtaaaaaagctgaaattaaacCTTAAATGTGGAATTGGTTAAAAGCATGGTTGTGGATTTACAAGAGAGGCTTTAActactttcttcttcttttttttaacagaagaAGTTCACTCACACTTTCCCTGACTCTTGAAGCATCTCCACCCATTGGCTCTGCTCTGGCTCTGATTCAGCAGCCAGGACAATGTTTCCCTATACAGGATAAGCAGAAAGATATTCATTaagatttagttttattattattaacattgttaatattaataatatattatttatattattattaatatattaatattattcatattttgaagattttattttattttattttaaataataactcAATAAGGGCCAGGGTTAGCTATCACCAATTCTAGTGAATCAGTTTGCACTAAACAGCTCTTTActcaatatacatatatactttaaTTTAACTAGTTCATCCTATATACCCATTTCTGATATAGCTTTGGAAACCCAACTGATTGTGGTGAATTGGTTTCCAACTGAATAGAATACaatagaatacaaaagaagaaaatGCTTTTACTGTGAAGTCTTCATGATTGATAACCATAGCAAATGGCATGCCTTGATCTTCTCTTGGCTCGACGATGCATCCACCTAATGGAATCACCCCCTTACATTCAGAAAAAAAGATCAAAGACATTTCATGCTCAGTAAAAATGTACACTTGAACACATTGGACATGTTTTGCTTACATTACTGAATATGTAATTGCTTGGTTATATCATGAAAGTGAGCAGTCCTCACACAGCTGTGCTTTTATTCAGTACAACATTTGCACATCTTGCTCGCATGATTTTGCTTaagtatgtttttaaaattaaatacatattcaCTGTAACAGATTTGTGTAGTTTTCATTGCATTATAACTGTACATTTcacagtatttgtttatttatttatttatttattttttacaatgtactcccagttattgttaataataataataataatgtgcaacTCTAAGAAATGTAAATGTCTGTGTACCTTGGGGTGAATGTTGAAGTATCTATTGGTCTCAAAGCTTTTTTTCTCGTTCTCAGAATAGTACAAAAGAAAACTATCCTTGATGATGAAGAATCTGTTATGAAAGCATAAACAGCAACAAGAAATTCACTAACACTGCACATTCTGACCATTAGATAAGCACTACATGAAAACCCATTCACTGCTCCCTTCACAAATTCATAAAAGGCAAAATAACCATCACTTTTCACGTTCATTTCCTGGAATTGATCTGTCCTGGAATTGATGAATCCTAATGTACAAAAACTCACCGGCGGCACAGAATGTCCTCATGGATCTGACTTACTCAGCTTTAAAATCACATCAGTTCAGTTTATAATGACGGGTTACTCAATATCAGCTaagctataaagcttttaaaGTGCATTACACAACAAGGCACCACacaaaaatatgtgcaaaaatgAGCAAAAACACTAATAATACCACAGCTTGTTCTTTTGCCTCACTGTATCTAGtctataacattatttatttcaCACCACTTCATTATACTGACcagaacaacaaaaacaaagaaatacaCTGTATATCTCCGCAGGGAAATTACACAATAATGAAAAACAGCAAACTAAAATACAATAACTGAAAAGATCCTCCTAATAAAATAATCGTACATACGCTTTTATTTTTGTTACGGACTGTGTAGGGCCCAATTTTACCTGCGGGACCACTTGGCTGAGGGCCTCCCGAAAGGTCTCTTCCACAGAACCCCATGCAGTTGCACTTTAGTGCTGATATCCAAAGCGTCCGAGTCAGCTTGATCCATGGAGGTCCAGGGCAAGAGTAGGGAGGGTTTGGACGAGGAGAACATAGCTGACTCTTTCACAGGAAGTACGAGAGGAGGaggtgtggtaaaaaaaaaaagaagtcaataaagttaaaatagtaGCATGTACACTGTCCAATAATCTTATAGAGATGCATCCAAACAGACAGAGCTTGTGATGATATCCTCCAGTTATTCAGCGACGTGGAATGATGCATCTGTCAATAGTGACATCAGCGGGTACTGGATGTGGAAACAAAgtcagagagggagggaggaatgGATGCAAGAGGGTTAGGGAAGAGGCAAAaggctgtgtgtgtttttttttatttaattgatatttattaaaactaacaaatcaCCATTGCAGAAATTGTAGAGAGGCAATTATAGAAACAGTGTTCCTGGAAACTTTTGCCATGCCTATTTCATTTCTTTAATTCATTTTATGTGTAGATTTTTATCACTTAAATCGTATCCCAGACACAGGCTTGATATCTTAcagtaaaatatgaaaattaatcaaaataaataaatacaaaattgaattagtgctgtcaaacgattaatcgtgatgaATCACATCAGAATAAACATTGTGTTactgtttattatgtatatactgtataaatacacgtttatatattttagaaatatatgttgtttatatatttaattaatttaatttaatttatgatagaaataatataaatatatatatatatatatatatatatatatatatatatatatatatatatatatatatatatatatatatatatatatatatatacatatacatatatatatactatatgtgtgtatttacatatacatacaaatatacacaatacacacatatattatgtaaacaaacacttttattttgtatggGACTAATCCACAATGTCAAACTTTGGCTATCCAACAACTCTTTAACTCTCAATGACTCTAAGACTGAGATTATAATTTTTGGTCCATGTGATGAATCTGAGTGTAATAAATCCGCCCTGGGCAAATCTGTCTGTTTTTAATTCAAGTTGTGTATGCTACCTTGATGTTCTCATTTATAGTCAGCTAGCTAACATTAGATAAACATGTATCCTCCATCATTGCCTCTAGAGTTTTCCAGCTTCGTTCATTTTCTAAAATGAAGCAGTTTCTGTCTGAAAAGTCTCCTGACACAGTCATGTTTGGATTATTGGAATTCTCTGTTTTTGCGGTAGCTCAACCTCAACTGGTTCAAAATGTTGCAGCTAAATTTCTTACAAATGGTCTCAAATATGACCATGCCACCCCTGTTTTGCAAGCTGTCAATTGGTTTTCCGTCCACTTCAGGATAgacttcaattttttttctttttatgtatttcttttaatttttttcattcattcatttttacttATAGGTACTTATAGTCTACCTTTCATGTTGCTCAAGGTCACCTTACAAATCTCCCTATAACATCATCaatcaacaacaacagcaaaccaGACAGACAATAAAGATACCATAaaacactaaattaaataaacacatacaATCTTATATATGCCTGCTTAAATAAATGAGTATAAGACGTGAAGAATGTCGCTGTTACGAATGTCCCGAGGAAGGGCATCCCACAAGTGAGGGGCAGCATGACTAAAATACCTGGACACCATAATTCTCAGATGGACACGTGGTTGCACTAGAGAGATTAAAGAATATGATCTAAGAGTATGTACAGGAGTGTGACTTTGAAGAATATCAGTGAGATATAATGGAGCTAAGTTATTAAGGGCCTTATACATAAGAAAGCAGCATTTTGAAATCAATTTATATTTATTGGGAGCCAGTGTAAGAACTGGAGAAATGTGCTCTATGAAGTGCAGCTATTAGTGCAGCTGAATTCTGGACCAGCTGTAGCTTATGTAAGGCTTTAGAACGAATACCATATAGAACAGAGTTACTGAATGGCGCAGGTTACCTCATCAACAGTAGGAATAGTAGGAATAGACTTAAAGTAGAGAAAATGGACAGAGAAATATTAAGAAATAAGGGAATTATACAGCCGCAGCCAACATTATATGCAGGTATTTGCTTATGAATACTTctaatttttgtattaaaataatccATAAGAGAATAACATAAAGTAGTAGAATACAAGTGTGATGGTAGAGATTCAGTAGACTGCAAGAGCTTATTAATAGTAGAGAAAAGCATTCTAGTATTCCCTTCACTTGcgcattaaataaattaacttaaaattcAGATTTAGCTGTAGTGATAGCTTACAATTCTTTATGCTCAGTATGACCAGTTCTGTTACCTTGTTCAAGGTTTATTCAGTGGTAGGTCCTCGACTGTGAATAGCTTAAAATTGACCCCTCTTCAGCAGTTTTTAAATCTCTCCTTAAAACTAATTTGTTCTCCTTAGCCTTCAGCATGTGTTATGTGTtgatttttgtttctgttttaaatttGGTATTTGTGTATTCtgctcattgttttttttgtttttttatacattgtaattttttattactttttactttGTTAATGTACAACACTTTGGGAAGTCTCTAGGCTGTTTTAAAAagtgctttaaaaatgttttgtcttgTGTGCAACTACAAATAACAACTTTCGCCCCTAATAAAGTTTTGTCAAAAGTTACTGTATTTGGTGACAGCAGTATCAATAAAAACCATACTAAATATAAAGTATGAGATGTGATGTGTAAATCAATTTGTATGTTGTTTTCAATCAAGCTGTAATTCTgacaaaatgcaaaatgtatcaaaacattatatatatatatatatatatatatatatatatatatattttaatggtaAATGTACTGTACTGGGGATGTCgtgacctagtggttagagagtttgactcctaaccctagggttgtgggttcgagtctcgggctggcaatatcatgactgaggtgcccttgtgcAAGACaacgaaccccaaactgctccccgggcgccgcaggataaatgatgaacactgctccatgtgtgtgtgtgtgtgtgtgtgtgtgtgtgtgtactttggatgggttaaatgcagagcacgaattctgagtatgggtcaccatacttggctgtatgtcacgtcactcaaattgtttattttatttgatttgattttataaaaaaaaaaaaaaaaaattcagccttAAGACATATATAAGACATTTCATTCAAAAAATGTGTCCATAGGGACAAAAGTGACTATACTGTACTAACCacaaatatattagacaggtGGGGAAAAGATATTTCAGAAGTTGTTCTTACATAAAAGAGCAATGTGTCCAATTTCACAGACAGATTAATATGCTGAAGAGCCATTTGGTGTTGTTGTGTGCATAAGTGTTCGGATTACAGATGTATTCCTGTCCAAACAACTTCACCAAACGCATTTTGAATCTATATACTTGTAAATCTGCCATGTTTACAGTGATTTGTCTTATGCTATCATTTATGAGTGTGTCGTTTGCTAATGGATCAGGGATTATGTACACTAGACACTTAACACAGCTTCCAGATCCAGTggatttatatttaataacactTCATCAGTGACTTTACACATAGACTAAAGGCCATTTGCACAGTAAAGTAGGTATTAAAGGAATGATCTTGGTTTAACTCAAGTTAAGCTATAACCAGAGGTGCTGAAGATAATAAGTAGAATAACAAGTAGAAACTTTGTACTCTGTTGCATTACGTTATCAGAGGCGTTTACACAGAATTTCATCTTAATTTGAAATGACTCATGATGCCAATTTCTTCATACATCACTTTTCAAACATGATCGTCACTTACAATGTTATCGTGTTATTAAGCATGCTaacgttaattattatttttttacctttattagGGTAAAAACTGTTGTATGTGGGGGAAAGATACCTCAGAACAGCCATGACTGAgagctgtaattttttttacaaatcttttttttgacataaatattcatatttatttctcGGCATTTggattactttatttttaacatacaAATCTTTGTATGAATAATTTCGATATTTAAGAGTctattattaaatatgtaaaataatagacataataataataataataaaattgcctgtttatttctttattactgGACAATAactcatatttttttcattaaacaaGTACTCATTGACAATTTATTTGCTTCATTAATTCACAAGTGAACATATTTCTCAATGCAATTCCAAATGTCATTAGACAGGCAAAATAAGGTACATCGTAAGATCTgcagccacaaaaaaaaaaaaaaaatcatgaacaaAGCATTGTGAAACCACAGTTAAAAAACTGTGAGAAAAATAAGGCATAGTCCTTTTTGTGGAATGATCACATAAAAGCCCAAAACATGGTATCTCGCCACATTGTAAAATCTCTGAGCTGTATGACCAGAAATAAGTCAGTATGGCACAATCTTTCATCTATCCAGTAACCATTCAGTTCCATTATATATCTGTCCCAAGTTTCTGGGAGGTCATGTCGTAGTATTCGAATGAGACTACGTTTATCTAGTTTTCCCTTTAAATGgagtcataaaaataataattatacacaaaTCAGCAGAAGGTCTCTCATCAGCGTTTCTTTCAGAATTTGAGGTTGATGCTGCACTTGTGCACTGTGGTAAgatgagggcgctagagagctagaAGCACTAACACAGCTTTCAAACAGACTGTGATGACGGTAAACCAGGACCACAGGAAGTTGGCCCCAGAAGTCTCATAACGTTTTCTTATTCAAGCTTCAGAGGCAACCTTTAAGCAACTTGGTGATGAACACAGCAGCTTTCCCCTTCGCAGATCAAAAACCTTCAGCCAACCAAAGCAGCATATATCTTTCCAACTGACCTCAAATTCTCAAAGAATAAGTCCCAAATAAAAATGGAAGTATCAACAGtcgtcattttaaaaacaatcttTCCTTCCCATTCTAAAATGAGACTAAAAACTCCTTAGAGTGTCAAAAAGGATGTCGAATAgggctttttttgtcatttatacaaagaatacatatttacagtacacagaCTCTGCTCGGAGCAGGCATCAAAGTACAAAACATCTGAATGACCTTTCATCAGGATTAAACAACCAGTCAGGTTTGAAAAATAGTTGGTAAGTCAAATAATAAAGCTGTACATGTACTGAACCAACAAGCCTTTGGACAACACATTTTTCAAGTgtcatttgaaaataatatttacatgacATATGCAACTGTTTGAAATTAACCGCAAAAATAAAAGTACTTCCAAAGATTTGAATATTACTGGCAAAAAAAGATGTCATATTTGTCCAATAACCACACACATGATGACATTTCTGAATAAAGTACTATAGTTTAGAGGAGGGAAACAAAGCTCCGTACATCAGAGCATGTTCCCATATTAACTCAGAAGTAAAACTGTTAGCATTAataaaactacattaaaaaaagggagtaaaaacaaagaaaacttcggaaatgttcttaatgaaaagtgtTTTAGCTAACTAGCTTAGGCAAGGTGAAATTTGATCAAAGTTTAAAACAACTAACCAATACTGGAGAAAAAGAGGGACAATAAACTCAATCCATTTAATGTTTGTAAAGCATCTAGTCATTTATCATCATTGCAAATGGGCACAATTGTGTTGGGTTCATCTTTAAAAAGATTCATGGACAAATTTAATCTAAAAACCGATTGAATACCAAATTTAAAGCATACATGACGACCCAACAACAACCGAATCTTTGTAAACCAGCACCACTGAAGAAAACATCAAATTAAGAGGTGGACACATGATCGCATTTATTTGTGTATGGCCATCGTAAGCGGTCAGCCCACAGGGCTTTATGAAGGGACAGGGCAGCCCATTCCAGAAGTCCATAGGCGCTTCTCAATTCTTGATCCAAACGGCAATGTTCCTGCGTTCACTCCAACCGCCAACTTGAAGAAACTGACAGAGGCATGATTCAAACCACATCTGTGGCCAAGTCCGTTTACACTTTTCAGACCTTCTTCGATGTTGCTTCAAGTGAAGGACACTAGTGCTGGTGGCCGATGGACAGCACCAGAGGAATCAGACAGCCGAGAACCAGAGCTCCAACCTCCACTTTGCTCAGTCCCTTCCCTGCGCTGCCTCCAGGCGAGTGGCTGTGGCCGCCCATGCCACCCACTTCCGGGAGGACGTGCACTGTGGCTACGTACAGGAAGGTGCCGGCGGAAAACAGCATTGCCACGCCGGTGGCGTTGACGTCAGATAGTGCCTCTTTACTGCTCTGGATGGAAAAAGAGGAAAAGTGTTAGATGACGGGTGAATCTAGGACACAGTCGGAGTGGTAGAAACTTGTTTTGTTGCAgacattaaatattcagtattgTTATTGGGATGCTCGTTGGGTGTCCCAGCGGTAACACTGCATTGCTTTTCTGCATTTCAGTGATCGGTCTAAAGAAGCACACTTATGGGGTGTTTCACAGCAGAGAGCCAGAGGTGAGCAATCTTCACTCTGCCACCTCAGCCGTTCCCATCAAAAACACAGCATGGGTCTCCATGCTTGTTCTGTAACCCTGGCGAAGCATCTGAAGTTATTGCTGTGAAGTTATAAAACGGACACTAAACAGGGTAATTAGTAGATTACGGTTACGGATACATGCCTGTGTATTAGatgtgtgcaggtcttaaaggaacagtactAAACATTCTTTTCTTGTTTAGTGAATCTTTGTTAATCCGATTAAAAGACAGCTGTTAATTGTTAATACAGCTCAGCTCACATAATTGTTAATTGCTAGCTCATGTTCgttaaataacattaatagaaacattaaataagattcattatttgaagtatttttcattgttagatcATGTAAAAAAATGGAAgcttgttgtaaagtgttacttttttttttttaatatacttaaacATACCTGACTGAGTCCTACGTAGGTGAGCATGGCCAAAACAGGGGCAGCCAAGGCAAAGACTAACAGATGTTTCCGGATACGGTTTCTTTCTAAACCCGCATGCATGAGGAAAGAGACGAGTCCAAACGCAGCAGGGGCCTGAAATACAAGACGTATCAAGATGCTCCAGACTTAATCAAATTTCATGGgtataaaatatcatttaaaaactacactgttcacaaaaaaaaaataataattttacaattatCATTAGAAAAATACACAACAGTGCAATGCTTTACAGACATAGTCTCAGATAACATGCAAAGCTCCTGTTGGGAGAGtgtgcatggaaaaaaaaaaaaaaaaaacaattgaagtTTGGCTGCTCATTCATAATTGTGTCAAGTTACTCAAAATATGTTCACTAGTTCTTTTCTAgcttatttcaaatatattgagtctatgttttaaatatttgtacaacTATTTGGAAACAAGCACCTTTATTTCTAGGTATTTCTAAACAAATCGATACATATATGGAACAGCACAAACAATTTATCAAAAGAGTCAACTATATTCACAGCACAATAACCTAATACACAATGTAAAGCAGaagtaaattaacttaattaagaTTGACTGTACCTTATGCAACATAATGGCCACGAACACAATGAGCTGGACGCTGGTTTGAGACGTGGACGCAGCCGCTCCAAGAGCAACACCATCAGCTGGAGCACAGAGAGAATACAACACGATCAGTGGTCAGATTTAACATATAAATAAGACACAAATACAACCTGGAGCTACTAGTAGAAATATTAGGATATTGCAACTAAAGATGTTTCATTCaaagtacttttattttatttttcacctgcAGCATGAACGACCAATCCAAGTGTGGTGGTGACCTTAGAGCTAGCAGTCCTTGCTGCTTCTGGATCTAAAAATGTGGAGAGAACTGATTTAGTCAGGTTATACCATTTGTCAAcaggtaataaaacaaaaacaccagCGTCCTACTGACCCTCAGTGCTGTGTATGTGAGAACTCCCGatctgatccaccagcagcatgAAGACGAAGCCCAGCACCAGAGAGACGCCGATATAAGCGTGGAGCTGCTCTTGACTGTGGCTGTGTTCAGCGCTTTGTCCCACGACTCCTTCTACAACCTTCGGTTCAGAAACTCCTGCTTCCACCTGCCCGTGGCCATGGTGGTGCCCATCTGAACCAAAACATGAGTGGGCACAGCTTTGGTGTCATTTATATCATCAGTAATGGGAACTAACTAAAGCTTTGTCAATACTAAAATAAAGTAGCAAGAAGCAGTGGTTTAGCACGACAAAACACTATGAAGTAGGGCTTTtagtcacttttagttcgaaaatcgattgcacaatcgatcggaccaaccaaaaaaagtttcgaaaatgaaaatagggaatcgattttaaccaaatatgtacactattaattaaaataattaaacaattaaaaaaatatagatctaacaaaactcacaaacaagcagaaaaagaaaataaagaattccgaaagtgcggTATGCCTTgcaaaagctagacagaaaataccagcaattttacacgcctataagacccagtgacgtcgaaagcgacctctgcGTTCACACCAagcgcgaatagagcgtctggcgcgaatgatttcaatgttaagtcaatgtaaagacactTTTAcgtgcgtctggaggtctcgcgacgtggtagacgcgaattcgcctcattcgcgcatatagttacaggagattctgagttatgaaaaggaccattgcaagctgacagcgaccggcttttgtgatggaaaattggcagtaatacccccaccttgcctTGCCCttgctgtacctgagtgtccctgggacatcagtgcggtcagagcgcgtcttctcaacagctggacatatagtgaataaaaaacgctccactcgggaccccgaaaatgttgatcgacttgttttcctgtccaataaatgtGTAATGGCCTTAGCCTTtaattatgcctgcctagtgctgcctagcctaagtgtcggttacgttcaaaaaaaaaaaaaaacacacatggcttgttctcaagtccatttgaagtttcatttttttgaaaagttgtttgaaatggatcgaatcattatttaaaataatcttggagatttttgaattgcctaaatcataaacgcagccgggctgaagcctgcagtgatgtttttctgttgttatggcagccgtcccctctgcacatatatttttttcgagaatgttgcactcctgttgctgtttgttattctgcacgaaacttcataccaataaataagaaatattgctgacttgtgcgtttccagcactCTCTTTACTTTCATCCATTATTTGACGtttaaaaaggaaacgtctttttttttagacatggaaaatcgattttacaattgattcaatggacacttatgtcttaaaaatcgaaaatgtttttttcacaaaagtgacagccctactatGAAGCCATATTTATGTCACAATGTACTTGTGCACAGCATCATATCAAACCCGTCTCATATGAAGTGATGGACAGTTTGATAAATGATATTTTCAAATTAAACAAATACTGTTATTTGAAACTGCAATTAGTTTTCAATGttactgcatttttttatcaaataaatagagccttggtgagaatatgacacttatttcaaaagcatttttaaaatgtgttcaatGATGTCACTCTAATTAAGATTAATTTGTTCAAAAATCATTGATGTTTTGTGCCAGAAATGATACAGCTAAATTagaatttatatattcagatccATTTAATAGCATACATTGCTACAAAAGTGCCAGCTATATTTTCTTAGTAGTTTATAGCacatatgcacatacacacacacacacatatatagtcaGTCGTTTAGCTGATAGTTTTACAAGCCTCAGCAGAATGCCTACCACACATGAAAGCATTCCTAAAGATAAACATCTACATAACAGATAAGGATTTAGGAATGAATAACTTCGCCCAAaactatgaaatatatttatgcattGAATAGTAAATAAATCTCACCTTCCAGCATTTCCTCATAGAGAGCATGAACTCCCTCTGGAATAATGACAGCCAGCGCAGTGCCACACAACAGCCCGGCTCCCAACACCGTCACCAACTTCAGCTTCTCCTGGAGACAGAAGGGCAGTcaaacacttgaatataggtCACAAAATTATGTATTTAGGTGGGGTTGGTGTCAGGTCAACTTCGTATGAAAAAGCTGGATATCATAAAAAAagggtttaaaatatattaatcaggaGAAGTATGCAGGTACAATCACAACTCACAGAAATCATAAACTCCTTATAGACACAAGCTTCATCTGGGTCAAACCCAGGCCCATAAGCACCACAGACAGAGCAATATTACGGCTAGGCAGATAAATGAACTAATATTTGGTTATTCTGAGAGGAGTATCAGCTTATATACAACATTAAAAGTCAAtgatttttattttcctaaaaaaagaaaaaacaaaatgatgaaaaatgaaaattgaatgaTTTCTGGACAATTATGATACTGACACCTGAAGTTATAGCTGCTGTAAATTCCGATTTGTCAATAAAGAATAATGAAATTCAGAGcatattaaaaacagttattttaaattataataatatttcacaatattaccagtTTGCTGTATTTTTGGAACACATAAATGTTGAGCTGAT harbors:
- the LOC132113023 gene encoding zinc transporter ZIP9-like, which codes for MDDFSSISLLSLAMLVGCYVAGTIPLAVNFSEEKLKLVTVLGAGLLCGTALAVIIPEGVHALYEEMLEDGHHHGHGQVEAGVSEPKVVEGVVGQSAEHSHSQEQLHAYIGVSLVLGFVFMLLVDQIGSSHIHSTEDPEAARTASSKVTTTLGLVVHAAADGVALGAAASTSQTSVQLIVFVAIMLHKAPAAFGLVSFLMHAGLERNRIRKHLLVFALAAPVLAMLTYVGLSQSSKEALSDVNATGVAMLFSAGTFLYVATVHVLPEVGGMGGHSHSPGGSAGKGLSKVEVGALVLGCLIPLVLSIGHQH